The Miscanthus floridulus cultivar M001 chromosome 17, ASM1932011v1, whole genome shotgun sequence genome has a window encoding:
- the LOC136516681 gene encoding probable starch synthase 4, chloroplastic/amyloplastic isoform X1, which yields MSCSAAAGAEAAALLFRSPAPSTIAGRRRLAVSRRTPRRNLRTGVQPHQKSTPSANHHNRASIQRERAAASIDEEQQQKSEDENELLNIQLEDLVGMIQNTQKNILLLNQARLQALGRADKILKEKEALQQKINILEMKLSETGAQSVLSSEVKSDAEGLEFDVVKEENELLKDDMNFLKAKLIEITETEESLFKLEKERALLDASLRELECTFISAQSDMLKLGPLQQDAWWEKVENLEDLLDSTANQVEHAALMLDGYRDFQDKVEKLKASLGATNVSKFRLYLVDILQQRVKSVEERFQACNHEMHSQIELYEHSIVEFQDTLSKLINESEKKSMEHYAEGMPSEFWSRISLLIDGWSLEKKISINDASMLREMAWKRDNCLREAYLSSRGMEERELIDNFLKMALPGTSSGLHIVHIAAEMAPVAKVGGLADVISGLGKALQKKGHLVEIILPKYDCMQHNQINNLKVLDVVVKSYFEGNMFANKIWTGTVEGLPVYFIEPQHPGKFFWRAQYYGEHDDFKRFSYFSRVALELLYQSGKKVDIIHCHDWQTAFVAPLYWDVYANLGFNSARICFTCHNFEYQGVAPAQDLAYCGLDVDHLDRPDRMRDNSHGRINVVKGAIVYSNIVTTVSPTYAQEVRSEGGRGLQDTLKVHSKKFVGILNGIDTDTWNPSTDRFLKVQYSANDLYGKSANKAALRKQLKLSSTHASQPLVGCITRLVPQKGVHLIRHAIYKTAELGGQFVLLGSSPVQHIQREFDGIADQFQNNNNVRLLLKYDDALSHMIFAASDMFIVPSMFEPCGLTQMISMRYGSVPVVRRTGGLNDSVFDFDDETIPMELRNGFTFLKADEQGFDSALERAFNYYHRKPEVWKQLVQKDMKIDFSWDTSASQYEEIYQRAAARARAAA from the exons ATGtcgtgctcggcggcggcgggcgccgaGGCCGCCGCTCTTCTGTTCCGCAGCCCCGCTCCGTCCACGATCGCCGGGCGCCGCCGCCTCGCCGTGTCCCGCCGGACTCCGCGCCGAAACCTCAG GACTGGCGTGCAACCTCATCAGAAGAGTACACCTAGTGCTAACCATCATAACAGGGCTAGCAttcagagagagagagcagcagctTCCATCGATGAAGAACAGCAACAG AAGTCTGAAGATGAAAATGAACTACTAAACATTCAACTGGAAGATTTGGTAGGAATGATACAGAATACCCAGAAGA ATATATTGCTTCTGAATCAAGCTCGTCTTCAAGCATTGGGACGTGCTGACAAAATTCTTAAAGAGAAGGAAGCTTTGCAACAGAAGATTAACATTTTAGAGATGAAACTATCAGAAACAGGTGCACAATCTGTGCTTTCTAGTGAAGTGAAGTCTGATGCAGAGGGTCTGGAGTTTGATGTCGTAAAGGAAGAGAATGAGCTACTGAAGGATGACATGAATTTTCTAAAAGCAAAGCTTATTGAGATAACTGAGACAGAGGAGAGTCtattcaagttggagaaagagcgtGCTCTTTTAGATGCTTCCCTTAGGGAGCTCGAGTGTACATTCATTTCTGCCCAATCTGATATGTTGAAACTTGGTCCTCTGCAACAAGATGCCTGGTGGGAGAAAGTAGAAAATTTGGAAGACTTGCTTGATTCCACAGCAAACCAAGTGGAGCATGCTGCTCTGATGCTAGATGGTTATCGTGATTTCCAGGATAAGGTTGAGAAACTAAAAGCATCATTGGGAGCAACAAACGTATCAAAGTTCCGTCTTTATTTGGTTGATATTTTGCAGCAAAGGGTAAAATCAGTAGAAGAGCGCTTTCAAGCATGTAATCATGAAATGCATTCACAAATTGAACTTTATGAACACTCAATAGTGGAGTTTCAAGATACTCTCAGCAAACTAATAAACGAAAGTGAGAAAAAGTCAATGGAGCATTATGCAGAAGGCATGCCATCGGAGTTCTGGAGTAGGATCTCTCTTCTGATTGATGGGTGGTCACTTGAGAAGAAAATATCCATCAATGATGCAAGTATGTTGAGAGAAATGGCTTGGAAAAGGGATAATTGCCTTCGGGAAGCTTACTTGTCATCCAGAGGAATGGAAGAGAGGGAACTGATAGATAATTTTCTAAAGATGGCACTACCAGGAACAAG TTCTGGTTTGCACATTGTCCACATAGCAGCAGAGATGGCTCCTGTCGCAAAG GTTGGTGGTCTGGCAGATGTGATCTCTGGTCTTGGGAAGGCACTTCAAAAAAAAGGGCACCTAGTAGAGATTATTCTTCCCAAATATGATTGCATGCAGCATAATCAAATTAATAATCTTAAG GTTCTAGATGTTGTGGTGAAGTCTTACTTCGAAGGAAATATGTTTGCGAACAAGATATGGACTGGGACTGTTGAAG GTCTTCCTGTCTACTTTATTGAGCCGCAGCATCCAGGTAAGTTCTTCTGGAGGGCACAATACTACGGAGAGCATGATGACTTCAAACGTTTTTCCTACTTCAGCCGTGTTGCACTGGAATTGCTGTACCAATCTGGGAAGAAAGTTGACATAATTCACTGTCATGACTGGCAGACTGCATTTGTT GCACCTCTTTATTGGGATGTTTACGCAAATCTGGGCTTCAACTCAGCTAGAATTTGTTTTACCTGTCACAATTTTGAATATCAAGGAGTTGCTCCAGCTCAGGATTTAGCATATTGTGGCCTTGATGTTGATCACCTGGATAGACCAGACAGAATGCGGGATAATTCACATGGTAGAATAAATGTTGTTAAG GGTGCAATTGTGTATTCCAACATTGTCACAACTGTATCACCAACATATGCTCAAGAGGTGCGCTCAGAG GGTGGGCGTGGGCTGCAAGATACACTCAAAGTGCACTCCAAGAAATTTGTTGGAATACTTAATGGCATTGACACTGATACTTGGAATCCATCTACAGATAGGTTTCTCAAGGTTCAATACAGTGCTAATGATCTATATGGAAAGTCAGCAAACAAAGCAGCTCTCAGGAAGCAGTTGAAGCTGTCTTCCACACATGCTTCCCAGCCACTA GTTGGTTGCATTACGAGGCTAGTTCCTCAAAAGGGCGTACATCTCATCAGGCATGCAATATATAAAACAGCTGAGTTGGGTGGACAATTTGTTCTGCTGGGTTCAAGTCCAGTACAGCATATCCAG AGAGAGTTCGACGGTATTGCGGACCAATTTCAGAACAACAACAACGTCAGGCTGCTTTTGAAGTATGATGATGCTCTGTCACATATGATTTTTGCAGCATCAGACATGTTCATTGTTCCTTCTATGTTTGAACCATGTGGCCTCACTCAG ATGATATCTATGCGATATGGTTCTGTGCCAGTTGTTCGGAGAACTGGTGGTTTGAATGACAG TGTATTTGATTTTGACGATGAAACGATACCCATGGAGCTGCGAAATGGCTTCACCTTTTTGAAGGCTGATGAGCAG GGTTTTGATAGTGCACTGGAAAGAGCTTTCAACTACTACCATAGAAAACCTGAAGTTTGGAAACAGTTGGTGCAGAAAGACATGAAGATAGATTTCAGCTGGGATACTTCAGCTTCCCAATACGAAGAAATCTATCAGAGAGCAGCGGCTCGAGCCAGGGCAGCAGCATAA
- the LOC136516681 gene encoding probable starch synthase 4, chloroplastic/amyloplastic isoform X2 produces MSCSAAAGAEAAALLFRSPAPSTIAGRRRLAVSRRTPRRNLRTGVQPHQKSTPSANHHNRASIQRERAAASIDEEQQQSEDENELLNIQLEDLVGMIQNTQKNILLLNQARLQALGRADKILKEKEALQQKINILEMKLSETGAQSVLSSEVKSDAEGLEFDVVKEENELLKDDMNFLKAKLIEITETEESLFKLEKERALLDASLRELECTFISAQSDMLKLGPLQQDAWWEKVENLEDLLDSTANQVEHAALMLDGYRDFQDKVEKLKASLGATNVSKFRLYLVDILQQRVKSVEERFQACNHEMHSQIELYEHSIVEFQDTLSKLINESEKKSMEHYAEGMPSEFWSRISLLIDGWSLEKKISINDASMLREMAWKRDNCLREAYLSSRGMEERELIDNFLKMALPGTSSGLHIVHIAAEMAPVAKVGGLADVISGLGKALQKKGHLVEIILPKYDCMQHNQINNLKVLDVVVKSYFEGNMFANKIWTGTVEGLPVYFIEPQHPGKFFWRAQYYGEHDDFKRFSYFSRVALELLYQSGKKVDIIHCHDWQTAFVAPLYWDVYANLGFNSARICFTCHNFEYQGVAPAQDLAYCGLDVDHLDRPDRMRDNSHGRINVVKGAIVYSNIVTTVSPTYAQEVRSEGGRGLQDTLKVHSKKFVGILNGIDTDTWNPSTDRFLKVQYSANDLYGKSANKAALRKQLKLSSTHASQPLVGCITRLVPQKGVHLIRHAIYKTAELGGQFVLLGSSPVQHIQREFDGIADQFQNNNNVRLLLKYDDALSHMIFAASDMFIVPSMFEPCGLTQMISMRYGSVPVVRRTGGLNDSVFDFDDETIPMELRNGFTFLKADEQGFDSALERAFNYYHRKPEVWKQLVQKDMKIDFSWDTSASQYEEIYQRAAARARAAA; encoded by the exons ATGtcgtgctcggcggcggcgggcgccgaGGCCGCCGCTCTTCTGTTCCGCAGCCCCGCTCCGTCCACGATCGCCGGGCGCCGCCGCCTCGCCGTGTCCCGCCGGACTCCGCGCCGAAACCTCAG GACTGGCGTGCAACCTCATCAGAAGAGTACACCTAGTGCTAACCATCATAACAGGGCTAGCAttcagagagagagagcagcagctTCCATCGATGAAGAACAGCAACAG TCTGAAGATGAAAATGAACTACTAAACATTCAACTGGAAGATTTGGTAGGAATGATACAGAATACCCAGAAGA ATATATTGCTTCTGAATCAAGCTCGTCTTCAAGCATTGGGACGTGCTGACAAAATTCTTAAAGAGAAGGAAGCTTTGCAACAGAAGATTAACATTTTAGAGATGAAACTATCAGAAACAGGTGCACAATCTGTGCTTTCTAGTGAAGTGAAGTCTGATGCAGAGGGTCTGGAGTTTGATGTCGTAAAGGAAGAGAATGAGCTACTGAAGGATGACATGAATTTTCTAAAAGCAAAGCTTATTGAGATAACTGAGACAGAGGAGAGTCtattcaagttggagaaagagcgtGCTCTTTTAGATGCTTCCCTTAGGGAGCTCGAGTGTACATTCATTTCTGCCCAATCTGATATGTTGAAACTTGGTCCTCTGCAACAAGATGCCTGGTGGGAGAAAGTAGAAAATTTGGAAGACTTGCTTGATTCCACAGCAAACCAAGTGGAGCATGCTGCTCTGATGCTAGATGGTTATCGTGATTTCCAGGATAAGGTTGAGAAACTAAAAGCATCATTGGGAGCAACAAACGTATCAAAGTTCCGTCTTTATTTGGTTGATATTTTGCAGCAAAGGGTAAAATCAGTAGAAGAGCGCTTTCAAGCATGTAATCATGAAATGCATTCACAAATTGAACTTTATGAACACTCAATAGTGGAGTTTCAAGATACTCTCAGCAAACTAATAAACGAAAGTGAGAAAAAGTCAATGGAGCATTATGCAGAAGGCATGCCATCGGAGTTCTGGAGTAGGATCTCTCTTCTGATTGATGGGTGGTCACTTGAGAAGAAAATATCCATCAATGATGCAAGTATGTTGAGAGAAATGGCTTGGAAAAGGGATAATTGCCTTCGGGAAGCTTACTTGTCATCCAGAGGAATGGAAGAGAGGGAACTGATAGATAATTTTCTAAAGATGGCACTACCAGGAACAAG TTCTGGTTTGCACATTGTCCACATAGCAGCAGAGATGGCTCCTGTCGCAAAG GTTGGTGGTCTGGCAGATGTGATCTCTGGTCTTGGGAAGGCACTTCAAAAAAAAGGGCACCTAGTAGAGATTATTCTTCCCAAATATGATTGCATGCAGCATAATCAAATTAATAATCTTAAG GTTCTAGATGTTGTGGTGAAGTCTTACTTCGAAGGAAATATGTTTGCGAACAAGATATGGACTGGGACTGTTGAAG GTCTTCCTGTCTACTTTATTGAGCCGCAGCATCCAGGTAAGTTCTTCTGGAGGGCACAATACTACGGAGAGCATGATGACTTCAAACGTTTTTCCTACTTCAGCCGTGTTGCACTGGAATTGCTGTACCAATCTGGGAAGAAAGTTGACATAATTCACTGTCATGACTGGCAGACTGCATTTGTT GCACCTCTTTATTGGGATGTTTACGCAAATCTGGGCTTCAACTCAGCTAGAATTTGTTTTACCTGTCACAATTTTGAATATCAAGGAGTTGCTCCAGCTCAGGATTTAGCATATTGTGGCCTTGATGTTGATCACCTGGATAGACCAGACAGAATGCGGGATAATTCACATGGTAGAATAAATGTTGTTAAG GGTGCAATTGTGTATTCCAACATTGTCACAACTGTATCACCAACATATGCTCAAGAGGTGCGCTCAGAG GGTGGGCGTGGGCTGCAAGATACACTCAAAGTGCACTCCAAGAAATTTGTTGGAATACTTAATGGCATTGACACTGATACTTGGAATCCATCTACAGATAGGTTTCTCAAGGTTCAATACAGTGCTAATGATCTATATGGAAAGTCAGCAAACAAAGCAGCTCTCAGGAAGCAGTTGAAGCTGTCTTCCACACATGCTTCCCAGCCACTA GTTGGTTGCATTACGAGGCTAGTTCCTCAAAAGGGCGTACATCTCATCAGGCATGCAATATATAAAACAGCTGAGTTGGGTGGACAATTTGTTCTGCTGGGTTCAAGTCCAGTACAGCATATCCAG AGAGAGTTCGACGGTATTGCGGACCAATTTCAGAACAACAACAACGTCAGGCTGCTTTTGAAGTATGATGATGCTCTGTCACATATGATTTTTGCAGCATCAGACATGTTCATTGTTCCTTCTATGTTTGAACCATGTGGCCTCACTCAG ATGATATCTATGCGATATGGTTCTGTGCCAGTTGTTCGGAGAACTGGTGGTTTGAATGACAG TGTATTTGATTTTGACGATGAAACGATACCCATGGAGCTGCGAAATGGCTTCACCTTTTTGAAGGCTGATGAGCAG GGTTTTGATAGTGCACTGGAAAGAGCTTTCAACTACTACCATAGAAAACCTGAAGTTTGGAAACAGTTGGTGCAGAAAGACATGAAGATAGATTTCAGCTGGGATACTTCAGCTTCCCAATACGAAGAAATCTATCAGAGAGCAGCGGCTCGAGCCAGGGCAGCAGCATAA